The following are encoded together in the Paludisphaera mucosa genome:
- a CDS encoding endonuclease domain-containing protein, which yields MSILFADELERFPLPAVGSARAAFAARGMIGGVLGALEDRAAGEGFRVVAVRYGRLPRLTPLIDDVVGRMADLALAMRPDWCGGPDAPDAWLKSARRLAERGRRPLPKGFTATAAARGLARAIDPSPLLFALATDDEAPPPGALLGLARAAEWLAGEAPARVLVVVPEVHETSKELDPVAFDATHVRIKDAEGVDVVEASGAGTRLSPLVGLPNPSSGGERALAARLGRDAELAGLFRFNVRVETTRGSRFLVDLLWEAGKVVVEVDGYYFHSDLRAFSSDRSRDYELAISGYLVLRLPEGEVVDDVALAVEKVRDVVMSRRASTPVEGRV from the coding sequence ATGTCGATCCTGTTCGCGGACGAGCTGGAACGATTCCCCCTGCCGGCGGTGGGTTCGGCGCGGGCGGCGTTCGCGGCGCGGGGGATGATCGGCGGGGTGCTGGGTGCGCTTGAGGATCGGGCGGCGGGCGAGGGCTTCCGGGTGGTGGCGGTCCGGTACGGTCGGCTGCCCCGGCTGACGCCGCTGATCGACGACGTGGTGGGGCGTATGGCGGACCTGGCCCTGGCGATGCGGCCGGACTGGTGCGGCGGGCCCGACGCCCCGGACGCGTGGCTCAAGTCGGCCCGGCGTCTGGCCGAGCGGGGCCGCCGGCCCTTGCCGAAGGGGTTCACGGCGACGGCCGCGGCGCGGGGGCTCGCCCGCGCGATCGACCCGTCCCCCCTGCTCTTCGCGCTGGCGACCGACGACGAGGCCCCGCCCCCCGGGGCGCTCCTGGGCCTGGCGAGGGCCGCCGAATGGCTCGCCGGCGAGGCCCCGGCGCGGGTCCTGGTCGTCGTCCCCGAGGTGCACGAGACCTCGAAGGAGCTGGACCCCGTCGCCTTCGACGCGACCCATGTTCGCATCAAGGATGCGGAGGGCGTCGATGTCGTCGAGGCATCGGGCGCGGGGACGCGGCTGTCGCCGCTCGTCGGGCTCCCGAACCCTTCGAGCGGCGGCGAGCGGGCGCTGGCGGCCCGGCTGGGGCGCGACGCCGAGCTGGCCGGCCTCTTCCGCTTCAACGTCCGGGTCGAGACGACGCGGGGGTCGCGGTTCCTGGTCGACCTGCTCTGGGAGGCGGGCAAGGTGGTCGTCGAGGTCGACGGCTACTACTTCCACAGCGACCTGCGGGCGTTCTCCAGCGACCGCAGCCGCGACTACGAGCTGGCGATCAGCGGGTACCTGGTGCTGCGCCTGCCCGAGGGAGAGGTCGTCGACGACGTCGCCCTCGCGGTCGAGAAGGTCCGGGACGTGGTCATGTCCCGGCGGGCGTCGACGCCCGTCGAGGGAAGGGTGTGA